In Euphorbia lathyris chromosome 2, ddEupLath1.1, whole genome shotgun sequence, the sequence tttctgctcctagaacacctcagcaaaatggggttgtagaaaggaagaacagaactctggttgaaatagccaggacaatgctggatgagcataggcttccaaagtacttttggggagaggctgttaacacagcatgctatattcttaatagggctctagttagacctatattaaagaaaaccccctatgaactttggaaaggacgaaagcccaatattggacactttcgtgcctttggttgtagatgttttattttgaataccaaagatagcttagcaaagtttgattcaaaagctgatgaggctatctttttgggctactcaacaaacagcaaagcatacagagtttttaataaacgaactcaagttttagaagagtcagtacatgtagagttcgacgaaactgaccctgcaggtagataccagccgctgaccgaagatgatccacactcagtaaccaccgctgaccaagaaccagctactgagtcattcacgaaaaggctgaccaagagtaagagtgaacctaagattacttttaatgacccatctacttctgcagagattgttgaaacagaaacagcacaagacataagtctacctaaagagataaggattccaagagggcactcagaaagtgcaatccttgattctgctgggaataccctgatgacgaggaatcaactcaggaagtacctcagcaatgttgctttcgtctcagttcaagaaccgaagaatttcgctgaagctgagtacgatgaattctggatgaacgcaatgcaagaggagctcgatcaattcagaagaaacgatgtatgggagctagtgcctcatccaaagagtcagaagaccatcggaacaagatgggtcttcagaaataagatggatgaacaaggaaatgtagtcaggaacaaagcaaggcttgtagctcagggctacagtcagcaagaaggtattgactacggtgagacctttgccccagtggcaaggctagaggcaattagaattctatgtgcatatgcatcttacatgaactttaaattattccaaatggatgtcaaaagtgcatttcttaatggagttataaacgaggaggtttatgtaaatcaacctccaggttttgaggaccctaagttcccaaaccatgtttacaaactcaaaaaggctctgtatggcctcaagcaagcaccacgtgcttggtatgagaggctgaccagtttcctgctgactagaaattacgtcaggggcaaagctaatacaaccttattcattaagagaaagggtaaagataccctgctggcccaaatttatgttgatgatataatatttggtgcaactaacgaatcaatgtgcaaggagtttagcaaacaaatgcagactgagtttgaaatgtccatgatgggagaactcaacttcttccttggtcttcaaattaaacaaggaaagaatgacatcttcatcagtcaagccaaatatgccaaggagatattaaagaaatatgacttggaaaattgcaagccaatatccactcctatgggcactgacactgtcctctgcgctgacgagaatggtaagtcaatagacagcaaattatatcgaggtatgataggctctctactttacttaacagccagtagaccggacattcagttttcagtatgctactgtgctagatatcaatctaaccctaaggaatctcattacattgctgtaaaaagaatccttagatatttgcaaagctcagtgaacgcaggtttatggtatccaaatactcatgattttacactcatcggatacactgacgctgactatggacaggataagctggaacgtaaaagcacctctggaggatgtcacttcttaggaagctgtcttgtatcctggttcagcaaaaagcaggcgtcagtagccctgtctaccactgaagctgagtacattgctgctggtcattgtgttgctcaagtcctatggattaagcaacagcttgaagactatggtgttcaaacgaagacaattgaagtcaaatgtaacaataaaagtgcaattgatctttcaaagaacccaattcaacacaccagaatgaagcatgtcagcatcagacatcacttcattagagaccatgtactcaagggtgagatcaagctgacctttgtcccaacggacgaacaacttgcggatatcttcacgaagccactggcccgtgagcagttcagcatactgagagaagttattggtatgtttaatcctcttcagtaaattcctgaactaaatgaatatgcatgctgagtgaattactatgctgaatgattgattgtttgcttagtaactcatcgaaactgactgaacatcaaatactgagtaaacttgcacactgagtaaattagtttaaacttaaacttaaaaaaccatctctttatgcaatactgaccactcagaatatcaaacgattagtattctaaacgctgagtgttagatccgttagaataaatgcaatagcacgcatatagccctaggatgacgtatacgccgtatgtgtcataaataccaggatctttgtcggttcaaAATCCCAAGGCAatactgacacatggattcgattaaatccacaccacacatcacctctataaataatgggtatttccctattttttattctttacgcttatcgaactctaaggcaaagaaattcCTTCTCTCTAAAATTCCATCGAAGCTTTCCCATCctaaaactatgactaaggtttcctacaacacctccggtgccggccaccaaaagtccagctccgatgaacctacaaaGAATCCTCCAACAcccagcaaaggaaaagctggtcAGGAAAAACCCGTAAAAATCAGAACCTACTCCAAGGTTTTCGAGAATGTCCGTGAATGGAAAGTTGaaccctcaagatgggtatcggaaaacttcgtgcaaaatgaacaaccgttctgcgagtggatttcacagaatggatggactgggctgttttcggttagggatgaaacttatcctgacctggtgagggagttttaccacaacctcaaagttgcaaatgacaacactgactacctgtgcacAGTGGTGAAAGACAAAACCattttcatcaaccctctctacataggaaatctgctcaatttaaaaactgagggagcaaggctgagaagatctggagattaGGATGGAATTGGGTATGTacacaacttctgcaaacctgagggccactcaggagaagtctcagcttcatcaatgggtcggcaccagaaaatggctcactacttgctgacctacttcatctacccaaagatcaactgcactacatcagcaacaaacttcgagcaatgctttatatggcatatgctgacgtacactcccatcaacatgccggtctttctcgttgctggtttccttcgaagcactggcacgatgcggcttggatcactcatcaccagaatcctcattgaccataaggTTGATCTCGAACGTGAGGAGAAGACTtgaggaactgagatcacagctgcctcaCTGAGAGCACTaaagtttggacagcctttgaagaaaggtaaagctgctgctgctgctggccaagctgagggaactgttgagccaaagaaagggcgaaggactaaggccccagcttcccgcaaaaggaaaactgctgagactccttccaaaaacgttgagtctccaacaaaaaggcagaagtcagctgagaaacgaagcaggcaaggtgagcctggaactgaggaaactactgagcaacctcagaagaagtagaaaccttctacactgactcccctcaacgcTATACCAACTGATTtcgttgtaccgggtgactctcacttcacccagtgtcaaagtactatagctgagcatgatgagcacgatgtacaactggatgatcattttatctcccaagttgaagaagaacttgatggtgatagctcagaggaagaagaagaagaagccatcggtcaggatgacgctgaggactctgaggaaacAGCCAGTGAGAATGAGGTTGAGCATgccgatactgagttggctgctggagttgagcaagtactcgaccaacacactgttgatccagctgaagagcaaactgaccagcctcatactgagcaacaagaatcttccccttctcactcaagagaacctgatcatactgtcactccacctcgtagaaggcgaaagttggtcaaggccagtgagaagctagtcagtgaacctcctgtgcaaccaccaactcttcctgactttgtcctCTCAAAGAaaactaaggacccttctaccgtcaaactcaagtttttcaaacgccaatcaacctccactacatcggcgccattaaaaaagcaagcctctgtttcttctcagcaGGAACATACCGACCCCAATGCTTCTGtaacatcaaccagtcaggttgagccgactACTATTCATGCTATTTCCTctagcatggtgctgactccacacacttctgccgtcagcacagacagtattcgcattacaacttctccaactcaactctttgccaatcaatcaactatcccacaaacacaagtgcagattggttcatcacttccagtcactgacctggtaactcctttcactcctcgtCCTttcggtcacactgatgtccctgaaggatcacaaagctatctgaatgccactgagtccggaaaaaagatcattgactcggtgcaagcattaatcagagaccttcaacactcCACTCATCCTGCTGCTGGctcttcaattcttgagaccacccagctttcccaagtcactcagcttctcaacgaagttaagggactcaaggatctgctgaacgtCGTCATATccttccaagcacagcaagctaagcaggattcaattgccaagctggctgagattcagctgacaaccgtgcaacacttgaactctctCCACCAACAAGTCCAGAACTTATCAGCTGCGCAtcctgactatgccacttcatctgaaatcaagatgctctttgctcagcttcatactgagcaacttaagaccaacgagcaaatggtttcgtacagtcagtgctcggtagagcaaattggtgaggctatacggttgcttaatctgaataagcaagagatggatactgacgcaatgaagcagaatgagatgctgactctcgcacaacaaactttcaaccacattcgtcataacaacattcaacgtcagtattacgacacaacTCTTTTAAAgacttttcaccaaatctttcctggccttactgaagctcttatctggcaaggcaaagctcaagcgtttagcgtcaatatgctcagtgctgctgatctcaaagtacccaaagaggtatcagctgatggagttgccatctttgatggcgtaaatgaaagcgctgagaaacttaaggagctgtcccaaGAACTAACTCGAGAtgtcttaactgatgctttcagactccctgaagttgacaaaacgggggagaaagaacatgcagctagagctcagcatgagcgaagtcagtcgtcGCAACAcaggaaaaagaaatagataggctagctcggTATAGGCTAAGTCAGTTGTACTCTATTTgccttatctatatatattttgctGTGTAATCACtgacttctatctatatatcatatctgcatcttttattcaatttctgagttatgatatatgttactaagtactgagtcattatgtatcttcaattaaatcagctatgtttaatacttgtaacatttattgactaaatcaaatgctgataacatgtttgacattgacctatgtgtttataaaacattctgataagaactcattgaacaacaaattactcagcgcgctctatatgactaaaccttccgcttaatactgagtaaatagaatatgttgaaatagctgacctatatctaaaaactgaccttagacttactcatttaaacctttaaatgttttgagtaaaactaagtcagtagctcaacccttacgggggagtttgctaaactatactaggtcaactatcatgggggagctcatactgagttcctcgctgaatagttttgccaacatcaaaatgggggagtttgttgaaacacctttccacataattttgatttgacaaaattgtttaagtataatttaaaatacatattctaaaacatactaagtttaaatgctttgatttattctactaatgtgtttgttcaatgttgagttaaaactgttataagacataagaattaaaaggcccaagcccaatatggaagccaaggcccaagtcaaacaactcagtacaactcggcccgcgtttgtcaaaacgttgccgttctggacaaaacgcaactcagcatgagaaggatctagaagaccttcgggaacaacttcaagatgaagctgctgagtagattcgacaaacgtacaagacagcagctggcgaaggaaaacttccagacaaagtatttctcctttgggcaaagttcagacgacacagtatgctgtccagttgactttaccataaaaggagagacagtctgctgagctgaccgaggacagaagatacacaattctgattggccgagagctctgagcaagtcaggatgacaacgacaggaagccgtttccctccaatggttatttcgaaatttgaaatgaccgatgcccagacgtctctataaatagtgccatcagaagcttcactcaacacagaacttgatcaagccattacgctgaccaaatttctacacaagttctgcaagcaaagaagcaaagaaaaatcttacactacaattcttatatctgtgtaaaagtctagagtgattatttcaatcgtctaaagtgtcttagcaaatctttgtataggacaaaacacttatcatttctagagattagaaaggagaggctgagtactcggttttagtactcagcgagagattaggattgagtagaggtatagaggaaggtactcttttcatactcagttgctaagattgtaaaaggtttgaggctctacctttaaagagctcagtagaggattcgaaatctcggaacgtgttccggggacaggtcgtacgcttagaagaagccgaacctggataaatctgctgagtgaagtatttcttacctttaactccttatatatattgcttgcttaaaataaccaaaaactgaccaagtaaagaggtcaagtttgagttgtgcgcattaaacgtctgagctcaggaatagactctaagtgctatctcctgactcaagctaagaaactgacctagtcaccagttgactaagccagtatcttgctgtttactcagcgccgctgttaaaaccttttttccttagaaaaagaagtctgccctaattgcgaaaaagtttaaatagttcctaacccccccccccccttggaactacacttgcaaccttacaagggaccaacagggaTGACCTATAAACTTGACAAAAACGTCATTAAAAGAATAGAGTAAGAATTTGCAATCATCAAGAATGAGACCATACAAGAGATAACATAGACATGACTCAAATGCTCAACTACAGTAGCGACGTCGGTTTGATCACACAACTATCACGTCTCAGATTCTTCAACCAACTAGGAGCTTCACGAATGCTGATAGCGTTACCATCACGGGGAAGAAAATTACCTTAAATAGTCTTTAAGAAAGCCCCACAAAAAACACCATTATTATCTCGAATTACAACACCTAGTCCTAGTAGCCTAGAACCCGTAATAACCGAAGCAtcaacattcaacttaaacGCACAATTGGTAGGCTTAGTCTACTTAACACATCCCCTAAGTGAAGACTCATCACTAATCGACCCACCCTCAACAAAAAATAAACTTTAATAGAGTTTTGAGAATCCTACCATTCTTTTAAACTTGAACAAATCATTCGGTAGGAAATATCAACAACAATCCTCACACCTTTACACACAATCTTATTTCTACTAAGCCAAATCCCCCAAACAGTCATTGTCCAATGACAAAGACGGTCCTTTGCAAAACTATAGAACACAAAATCTACCTAGTCCCTAAAATTGTCAAGACAACCAAACGCAGCAATGCTAAACCTTGAGGCATCCAAATAGCAATAGAATGTtaacaagaaaaaaaaggatGCATCACAGTTTTATATCCGGGACCACACAATAGACACATCAAACTGATATTTATCTTTCTGTTAACCAAAACTATAATAGTAGGTAGAATATCATTATACACTCtccataaaaaaattacatacaTTTCTAGGAATTTTTAACTTCCATAACAAATCCCAATTGTTGCTGAAAACAGATGGAACAAAATTACAAAGCAACTTGTAGGCGCTACTAACTGAATACCACCCGTGATGTTCAAACCTCAAAAACCTAGAATTAGGACTTGTCTCACGAGAAATCGATATGCTAAGGATATTAGAAATATCAACCTCATTGAAAATATCTTAAACAATTTTCACATCTCACTTTCGCATTCTCGATTCAAACAAAGATGATATAGGAGTTTCGGCAATCTCATGTGGGAGGACAGTGGTAACCTTTTCTATAAGATTACCAACAACCCACTAATCACTATCAATTTTTAACAAATCACTATTACTAGCACGACAACGACAACCTTGCAATAGTAAATTACAGGCCTCTCGAATACTTAACCAAATAAAACTTGGTTTATTTCCTTTAGGAGCATTCAGGAAATCGCCATTTCTAAAATACCGAGTCTGAAAACTCGAGCCACTAACGAGCAAGCATAAAGAAATATCCATCCTTGTTACAAAGCATAGAGATATTGAAATCccgtaactttttttttaataaaaacccAACCTACCACTTAATTTAGGAATACACATCTTATCCCAACTAAACCATCGAATGTCTTTACCTATGTACACCACCAAAACGAGTTGAACATCCTTTCAGTTTCAGAACACAATCTTATAGGTAAAAGAAATTCATTCATAGCATTGAAAAACTGATTTAATAAGGAGTTCTTTACCTGCTCTATACAACAACTTTGAATGCCAAGAATTTATTGAACAATTGAAATTGAGACAAAGTTTAAGGGGATTTGAATATCCATTGATCGTTTTTCAACGTTAAAAATTCGTAAATGAATGTTTAATTTCTTTCtattaaaaaactaaaaaaaatcaatttagcaTTCATAAATTATGATAAGCATGACTGATTTCTTGCATTAtggataaattacaaaaatggatcaaatgtgaggcccatttatatatttaacccatttactcaacctactacatatctagaccgattttgtgtgactttcccataataccctcaatatttacgcgcgtctcccTCCCTCccatctgacttcgcagattcgacattatgcgaagcctgcgaaactaatgtttgggtttacttgatgaatttaattagcatatgtgaagtctgtgaagctaatgtttgggtttacttgatgaatttaattagcatatgcgaagcctggatgtgttttgaagctaattcgcgaagtggtatataacaaaaatgccaaacaacaacgaattctaacattaaaatcataacattatcaaaatttacaacaagattgccacaataaactcctaacaaatcacttcaaagtgaacctgactaatccggtaccaattttgaagcggatgagtaatttcTCCCTCTacaggaagtccagaccttttgggatgaggaATGGAAGTCcaaaccttttgggatggacgtgtcccatggtgcacaccaagattggtacaatctctcctaaccaaccattttaaagtgaatgtgcaaatcttgagggaaatttctccctatacaggaaggaaagtcatctcccctgcagcccaatacgccgccttctagaaagggatgttatgtaatcaaccaccttcagaaaaaattaatcgtgttaggcaggaaaAAAGACGACGTTCGcaaaatgaggattagcgaagcatgcgaatgtaaatgtgcagggaaagaggtgattttacttcgctaatccatgttttcgcgaggtatgtgaggtctgaaacgtgacgatctacgtcgcatatcgatgctttcgcgaagtctgtgaGGGAAaccatgaacttttctactcgcagatttcgcgaactaatcgattcacgaagtagatcgtcacgtttcaggctctttctcttcgcagatcttcgcgaaatcatcgactacgcgaagtaTATTCATGAAAAGACGCAGACAAAacagcagatacttacatttttcacgCATTTCACTCTTAAAAGTGACGATAACAATATGACAAACTGGGGAAaacgatggaaataacgtagaataaccatttctttgatggtaacaagaagaaagaaaccaagtaacgagcatgaacaggaagaagaagaaccatggcttcgttttctaagattaggaagttgcagaatcaagagatgaagagaggaaaaagagaattTCATTGTGATTTGACGAAATCGTGCAGATAtcgtgcaatttaaagaaaGATAGAAAGAttaaaagtcttgaaatcattaatggaggagccaacttttTGCGTAATCAAGAAGAAGGGGGGAGCGGCCGTTCACGTTGTGGGAAGTGAGAATGTTAGAGGTATTATGGGAAAATCATACAAAATCAGTCTAAATATACAGTGgattgagtaaatgagttaaatatataaatgaactTCCTAtttaacctagttttgtaattttccctttgcATTATTTATCACACTGATTTATTGGCCAAAATTATATTTCTCGATAAAGAAAATGGTAATGCCGTTAGAAAGGAAACTCCAAATAATGCAAACGGTGAGTCATTTCGTAAACTTTTTATAAGCCTCCGAGAAAACGCTGCGTTTTGAAATGGTTGTTTTGTTTCGCTTACGGGACACACAAGATCAGATTCGACGAAGAAGGAAAACTGAGAAACGGTGAGAAAGAAAGACGATGCCTTCTAAAAGAAACCATACGACGGAGCTTGGTTGCATAGCGTGCGAAGAGCTGAGCGACCTCGGGGCGGGAAAGGAAGGTTGGCTAGTGGATAACCCTAACCTTCATTGTGCCCTTGACACCCACTCACTCGCCTTAGCAAATCGCTTTCTCATCTTAGTGACCGGTTGGGATGAAGGTCCCCGCCTTAAGATCCGACCCGATTTGTCTCCGATCGAGTCTGAGTCCATTACCGCATTGGAGTGGCTGGTCTTTGATGACGTTCGAGTGATTGCTGCGGGGACTTCTCGTGGGTATTTATTGATTTACTCCTTGGATGGCAATTTGATTCATAAACAGGTTCGTCACTTAATTAGCTTGGTGAATTCAGCTCAAAATTTGAATTGAAAAGAAGAAATTGTTGTTTGACTTCTTGTGCAGATGATATATCCTGGCCGGATATTCAAAATCAGAATCCGTGGAACTAAGAAAGACTTGACTGAAAATGCATCATCTTCTTCAGAAGAAATCTGTGTCGTTATGCCTGGTGTAGTTGCTCGTTTGGATGGCTCTGATTTCCAGGTATATATCGTGAGATGTtgattagagagagagagtcagTTTCATGTCTGAACTAGGATGGTTGGATCATTGCGAATTAATTAAGGTTGACAATCAGATATGTTGGACTGGGATTTCTGAATATTCTTTACATTTGTTTTGTTGATTGGTGTAGAATATGTTGCAAGAATGGATTCAAGAAAAGCAATCTCAGTTTTGGAATGAAAAGCCTATGAACAGGGATTCAGATGCTTCAGGAACTCCTCACAAGATAATACCTCACCGGATATGGAATGTTAGTAAGTATGGGTCCTGTACTGATGCAGCCATCACTGGCATAATGCCACCTCCATTAATGGAAATTGAGGTGATTATATATGCTTATCTTCTTTTTGTTTATTTCTTTAATAGTTAATACTAgtattctatttattttttctttgtttcaaTGCTTTTGATGctcaatttgaatttgaatttgaattgcaAAAGCCTTTCTTTTTCTGTGAATGCCATgatttttgtgctttgaaaattgaaaaagaaaaagtttcttATAAGTTATACTCATTTTCTGGTTTCATACTCCTTATTCTTCCCTATTGTTTGTGCATAATAATTCCACTGGTGATTTATATATCATTTCTGGTATTTGAATTCAGCTGCTTTTATTGTTGGGCAGTCAAGTCAGCGATACTATTGTGCAGTCACTATTGGCGAAGATGCAGTAATTTCAGCTTACAGGTCTGTATTATTTG encodes:
- the LOC136218782 gene encoding uncharacterized protein isoform X3, whose protein sequence is MPSKRNHTTELGCIACEELSDLGAGKEGWLVDNPNLHCALDTHSLALANRFLILVTGWDEGPRLKIRPDLSPIESESITALEWLVFDDVRVIAAGTSRGYLLIYSLDGNLIHKQMIYPGRIFKIRIRGTKKDLTENASSSSEEICVVMPGVVARLDGSDFQNMLQEWIQEKQSQFWNEKPMNRDSDASGTPHKIIPHRIWNVSKYGSCTDAAITGIMPPPLMEIESSQRYYCAVTIGEDAVISAYRLSEDRSRSLVGALLSKVVPATFSTIVSVSKMLWRSDKSPAKKSEAKPQSFAKASPLTCLKDHPRKGEKLTLSPSGTLAAITDSLGRILLLDTQALVVVRLWKGYRDASCFFLEMLVKNDKAEASSSYYVPSKSDYCLCLAIHAPKKGIVEVWQMRTGPRLRTIRCSRGSRLLQPTYRLGLGHDSSGLSS
- the LOC136218782 gene encoding uncharacterized protein isoform X1, which translates into the protein MPSKRNHTTELGCIACEELSDLGAGKEGWLVDNPNLHCALDTHSLALANRFLILVTGWDEGPRLKIRPDLSPIESESITALEWLVFDDVRVIAAGTSRGYLLIYSLDGNLIHKQMIYPGRIFKIRIRGTKKDLTENASSSSEEICVVMPGVVARLDGSDFQNMLQEWIQEKQSQFWNEKPMNRDSDASGTPHKIIPHRIWNVSKYGSCTDAAITGIMPPPLMEIESSQRYYCAVTIGEDAVISAYRLSEDRSRSLVGALLSKVVPATFSTIVSVSKMLWRSDKSPAKKSEAKPQSFAKASPLTCLKDHPRKGEKLTLSPSGTLAAITDSLGRILLLDTQALVVVRLWKGYRDASCFFLEMLVKNDKAEASSSYYVPSKSDYCLCLAIHAPKKGIVEVWQMRTGPRLRTIRCSRGSRLLQPTYRFGSSLDSPYVPLEVFLLNGESGLLSVLNRSLN
- the LOC136218782 gene encoding uncharacterized protein isoform X2: MPSKRNHTTELGCIACEELSDLGAGKEGWLVDNPNLHCALDTHSLALANRFLILVTGWDEGPRLKIRPDLSPIESESITALEWLVFDDVRVIAAGTSRGYLLIYSLDGNLIHKQMIYPGRIFKIRIRGTKKDLTENASSSSEEICVVMPGVVARLDGSDFQNMLQEWIQEKQSQFWNEKPMNRDSDASGTPHKIIPHRIWNVSKYGSCTDAAITGIMPPPLMEIESSQRYYCAVTIGEDAVISAYRLSEDRSRSLVGALLSKVVPATFSTIVSVSKMLWRSDKSPAKKSEAKPQSFAKASPLTCLKDHPRKGEKLTLSPSGTLAAITDSLGRILLLDTQALVVVRLWKGYRDASCFFLEMLVKNDKAEASSSYYVPSKSDYCLCLAIHAPKKGIVEVWQMRTGPRLRTIRCSRGSRLLQPTYRWIFRLGLGHDSSGLSS